One Bos taurus isolate L1 Dominette 01449 registration number 42190680 breed Hereford chromosome 4, ARS-UCD2.0, whole genome shotgun sequence genomic window, caatgcaggggatgcaggctcgatctctggttggggaactaagaccccacacaccACAGTGCGactaagcccacgtgcctcaACCAGAGAGCCTGCgcaccgcaactgctgagcctgtgtgctctagacCCTGTGCTCCATAACTAAAGAAGCCCCCGTGcactacagctagagaaagcctgtaagcacaacaaagacccagtgcaaccaaaagagGGGGTGCATTTGGAGGggtgtctttttttaatttttaaattgaaggataattgctttacagaatttttgtcatacatcaacaagaatcagccatagataggggacacccatgtcccctctctCCTGGAACTCCATCTCCATCCAACCCTTCAGCCTgttgcagagcccctgtttgagttccctgagtcacacagcaaattcccattggccatctattttacaaacggtattgtaaatttctatgttGCTCTCTCTATAcatctcttctccctcctctcctcccaccatgtccataggtctgttttctatgtctgtttctccactgctgccctgaaaataaattcatcagtgccatctcttcagattccatatatatgtgtcagtgtaTGATATTTAcatgtctctttctgacttacttcactctgtataataggctctagtttcgtccacctcattagaacagattcaaatgcgttcctttttatggctgagtagtattccatcatatatatgtaccacagcttctttattcattcatctgttgatggacatgtaggttgctttcatgttctagctattgtaaatagtgctgcattgaacattggggtacatgtgtcttcgTTGTGtaagccacaacaaagacccagtgtaaccAAAAAACTGGGGGCTGCATTTTAGGACAAATGGGAAATTTGAATGTAATAGATGAGGCTGTGGAATTACTGTTCATTTTCTTAGGTGTGATACTGGTAGCAGAGAACATTTTTGTTTCTCCAAGGTGCATGTTGGAGTATGTAGAGATGAAATGTTTGGAGGCGTGAGTTGGTTCCTTATACGGAGTGAGGGTAGGGGTATGTTCAGGGGTTGAGCTGGAGGcgtggcttaggtggtttgcaTATCCCTTGGATGGTGTTGAGTGCAGGGGGTATACGCAGTACCCTGCTTTCACTCCCAACACCCACTTTTTCCTCCCAGCTCTTcaaaagtggcagttgggttttgaGGCTCTTTGTATCTTTTTGTCCATAATTTGCTCCAGCTGCACATACACCCAGTTGTTTTTAGTCCCATACAgtatctttgtattttgttgctcaaagaGACATTTGTCCAGGTACCAGCATTGCAGCAAAGGGCCCagggtcccagcctgtctcacccCAAGGTCCTTGGTGGCCCTTTCAGGATGGTAGTTTTGAAGCCTTCTTTTGCAAGCTGGTTCTGGGTGGGTCACAGTCACCTGCAGCTGGGTGGTGGCTAACACCCCATGGAGATGGTTTTAATAGAGGAGCGCCCTGGCCAGAAAGAGCTGAGTGTCTCACTGGGGGAGCAGTGTCAATCACTGCTAGTCACAGCTAAGAATGAGGAAACAGGAGCAACttacatggaaataaaaacatgaacTTTACGGAAGGGGCAGCTAACCAAGGGATGATTCACTTATATCAGGCTCAAGTCCAGGCTGAATTAATCTCTGGTGAAAGAGGCCAGATCGGCGATagctgagggggtggggggagtggtggAAAATTCTGTCGTCACTGCGACAGTGGATTCACAGGTGCACGGCCTTAGAGAACTCACTTCTGTATGTCAAGTTAAACAAATGGATTAGGCCAATGACTTCCAACACAAAAAGtaaacagcaaaaaaaagaaaaaaatcttccacAGTCCCTGGGCTGATGAAACACTTGCTTAATGCTGTCTAGACTTCTCCCTCCAACCACTGCCCTACCATCCCTGCCTTCTCTCGTTGAACCTGTGGCAGGTAAGGACACTCTCAATGGCCATCCAAGCTTGGAAAGGCAGAGAGGCTGGGGCTGCAGTGAGTGGAGCTAAGAGGAACGAGGTGGCACGGCAGCCCCCTACTGCAAGGAGAGGACGTGTGTGggctgtgcgtgctaagtcacttcagtggttcCAACTCTGTTtgatactatggactgtagcctaccagtctcctctgtctattggattCAGCAAGAATacggcagtgggttgccatgccctctaccaggggatcttcctgatctagggattgaactctcatttcttttctcctgcttcagcaggcaggttctttacactagCACCACTTTGGAAGCCCCAGGGAGAGGACACAGACCGCCAAACCTAGAGGGAGACAAGGCTGGCAACGTAGGGAGCCGCCTCTAAGGAACAGTAAGTATTCCCTCCTTGTCAATGTTTACAGAAGTGGGAGGAAGGTTGGTGTAATCCTTTACATGGTAAGATTCACCCTTCAAGCCATGTGCCCCCAGAACTTAGTTCTGTGTTGGAGGAGGTTTAACTATTGTTTCAATCTCTGTACTGGTAAGTCTGCTCCTATTTTGTTTCTTGTTGGGTCAGTTTTGGTTATTTGTGTTTCTAGGAATTAGACCATTTCACCTAAGTTATATAATTTGTTGGTGCATGACTGTTTATAATATTCTCTTACCTTCCTAAGGataagagatcttcatgaccgagataatcatgaaggtatgatcactcacctagaggcagacatactggagtgtgaagtcaagtgggccttagaaagcatcactatgaacaaagctaatggaggtgatggaattccagctgagctatttcaaatcctaaaagatgatcctgtgaaagtgctgcactcaatatgccagcaaatttggaaaactcagcagtggccacaggactggaggtcagttttcatcccaattccaaagaaagacaatgccaaaaaatgtccaaactactgcacaattgcactcatctcacacgctagtaatgctcaaaattctccaagccagggttcaacaatatgtgaaccatgaacttccagatgttcaagctggttttagaaaaggcagaggaaccagagatcaaattgccaacatccgctgggtcatcgaaaaagcaagagagttccaaaaaaaatctacttctgctttattgactacgccagagcttttgactgtgtggatcacaataaactggaaaattctgaaagagatgggaataccacatcacctgacctgcctcctgagaaatctgtatgcaggtcaggaagcaacagttagaactggacatggaacaacagactggttccaaataggaaaaggagtatgtatattgtcaccctgcttatttaacttatatgcagagtacatcatgagaaatgctgggctggaagaagcacaagctggaatcaagattgccagaagaaatatcaataacctcagatatgcagatgacaccacccttatggcagacagagaactaaagagcttcttgatgaaagtgaaagaagagagtgaaaaagtttgcttaaagctcaacattcagaaaacgaagatcatggcatctagccccATCCCTTCGTGGAAAATAGgtagggaaagagtggaaacagtggctgactttatttctggaGGCCctcaaatcactgcaaatggtgactgcagccatgaaattaaaagacgcttactccttggaagaaaagttatgaccaacctagatagcatattaaaaagcagagatgttactttgccaaaaatggtccatctagtcaaggctatggtttttccagtggtcatgtatggatgtgagagttggactacaaagaaagctgagcgccgaagaattgatgtttttgaactgtggtgttggaaaagactcttcagagtccctttgactgcaaggagatccaagcagtccatcctaaatgagatcagtcctgaataatcattggaaggactgatgttgaagctgaaactcccaatactttggccacttgatacaaagaacagactcatttgaaaaggccttgatgctgggaaagattgaaggtgggaggaaaaggggatgacagaggatgagatggttgtatgacatcaccgactcagtgggcatgagtttgagtaggcttcagagtaagtgatggacagggaggactgaggtgctgcagtccatggggtcacaaagagtcagacacagctgaacaactgaactgactgactgatcctCCTAAGATGAGCTCATTAGTAATTTCCCTGGATTTCATTTCGTATTTtggtcatttgtttcttttcctttagtcAGTCTAGCTGAAGGTTTgttcattctgttgcttttcaaAGCAAACAACTTTGCTGACAATGgttctctattgttttcctactCGCTCTTCTGTTATTTCCTTCCATGAGCTCTGGATTTAGTTTTTTCTACTGCCTTTAGTTGTAGTTAGGTTGACTGAGCTCTCTATTTGTAGACATTTACATCTATAAATTTCCCTACTTAAACCGCTTTAAGTTCAATcgctcgtgtccaactctttgcgaccccatgaattgcagcatgccaggcctccctgtccatcaccaactcccggagtttacccaaactcatgtgcattgagtcagtgatgccatccagccatctcatcctctgtcgtccccttctcttcctgcttaaTTGCATATTAGATTTTGGTGTgtagggctaccctggtggctcagtggtaaaggatcatctgccaatgcaggagacgacgGGTTATATCCCACATAccgcagagtaactaagcccatgagccacaactactgagcccatgttccAGAGCCCAGGAAGCACAACCACTGAACCCGtacgccacagctactgaagtccaaGCACcgtagagcccgtgctccacaaaaTGAGAAGCCACGATaaaaagcctgcacactgcaacaagGAATAGACCCCtcttgccgcaactagaggaaagcctgtgctgcaacaaggacccagcacagccaaaaaacaaaatttgCTTACAAAAACCAATTTGTGTAGTGTTTTATCCTGTAGTTCATTTGTGGTTTCTCCTTTGATCCTTCAGTTTTTGAAGTGTCCATTTCCACATATTTGAGTTTTCCAGCAGATAACAGTCTTCTGTTCTGTTACCTACATTTCACTGTGGTCAGACTACATTCTTTGTAtgatttcaaccttttttttattgagacttgttttacaGTCTAACACGTGgtctctcctggagaatgttccacatgCACTTAAAAATAACAGGTACTCCGCTTCTGTTGGGTGAACCGTTCTGTTAGGCctagttggcttttttttttttttttaagatgtgtaTTTGGTATGTacattgtgcttagtcgctcatttgtgtccaactctgtgaccctttggactgtagccctccaagctcctgtctgtgggattctccaggcaggggatcttcctgacctaggaacagaaacctacatctcctgtctTCAACACTAGGCAcattcttcacctgctgagccatcaaggacTTACTGGGATATACAATACATGAAGCATGTGAAACTCATGCAACCGCCACTCCCCTTGAGGATCAGGACCCCATTGATACTACCACCCTCCCTGGACACACCCATGCTGTTCCGACAGGGAGCACTGTGGCCAACACGTCGACCATCTTGCTTCCCTTCATCACTGCCTCATCTGTGTGAATCCATGAAATGTATATATTTGGTGTCATGTTTTGTAGAACGCCATCACATTTCATCAGCTCCCACAACTTAATTTCATCCTGCTCTGTTTGAGGAGACGCTGCAGTGACACCGGAGCTCGGCCCTGATGGTGTGCACTTGCCCCTCAGATCCTCCACTGCCACCCCCCGCCCTAGGTGGAGTTTGAGTAGCTAGAAGCATCTTGGCTCATCCCCACCTCCTGGTCTCTCCACTCCACCCAACATCCAGAATGTTACAGGCTGACGGTGCAGAGGCCCGGTGAGACCACAAGGTGGGACAACATTCCCAACTATGCCTAATGTCCCCCAGAACAGGTAGGGGAGcacgcccccccccacccctagGGGTGGGCTCTGCTGGGCCTGTCCCTGATCCCGCTGCCTACCTGTCCTTAGGGTGGGCTTCTGGGCAAACCCTGGGGGCACTGTTCCTCCCTAAGCCTTTCTCTCCTTTTGTACCCTTGGGCAGGAACATGGCTGCAGAGGGATAGGAAGGCGCACACCTGGGGTTTCATGATGTCAGTGGGCAACTTGGAGCTCCCCCGTCCTGGACACTGCCCCTCGTCCATTGGGGCCGGTCTCTGGGTGTGCTACCCCCTCTCCCTGACAGGGCTCATAAGCCTTTTCTGCTGGACTGGAAGGCCCATGGGGCCACTTGGGCAGTGAGCACACAGATGAACCAGTGTCCAGCTGGTCAGGCACTCAGACCCTGCTCCTTGGCCCCACAGCTGCTCCACGCCTGAGGCAAGCCCACACGGTGACGTGGTGGCAGATGTGTCTCCCAGCCCTGGTGACACTTCATAAATAGCTCTCTAGCCAGAGCCaacttggaaaattccagggacaaggAAATTTACCTCGGGTTGCAAATAGCTGGGCCTTGCCTTAAGCAGGGAGCCCCGCCCATGTGTGGTAAGCAGGTTGAGCAGGAAGGAGGGACTTGGCAGGCCCACCACGAGGGAGTCCTTTAATAGAGACAGGCAGACAGGGGACACGACTTGGCCCTGCACCTAGAGTGTGgtggcccctcctcccccacctggCGTGGCCCCAGGGTGGACGTGGGAGGACAGGTGGATTTAAAAAACACTGTGGGACCAATTCTTCACTCGTACAGAAAAGGGCAACTTGGGGGGAACAGGCTGCTGGAGAATCTGCACATGGAGCTGAGTCTGAGCCCGACCGCCAGTAGGAGGGAgcctgctgccccccacccctcccagcctGCACATGGGTGAGGGCAGGAGCCCATGGAGACCCACGCTGCACAGAGGGACAAGCCACCCTACATCTATTAGTGTTTCTACACTATGTACACTATTGTGCTttagagccccccacccccagcctcagcCTGAAGCCCCTGCCATAGCAGGTTGGGCGAGACTAGGCCCCAGGACAGAGTAACCCCCTCCTTGCTGGCCTAGGGCCAAACGGGTCATTGAAACAGAAAGGTCAACGCTGGACAAGATGCAGGCTGGTGGGAGCaagtggggtggggggcctgggtGAGGCTGGAGTTCAGGGGTGGTGGGTATGCATGAACCAGGCAGGGCTGGACAAGCATGGGCTGGTACAgatgggggcagggctgggcatctCCTCAAAAACAGTTCTGCAGCTGCAAACTGGGCCAGTGAGAACCCTGCCCCAGGGCTCCGCTCCCAGCCAGTGCAGTGCGGCCTCCAGCAGCCAGGTGTCAGGGGCGGGTCCCAGCTCCAGGTGTACACGTGGGGAGGGCCGCTGGTGTCAGGTGGGGCTGGGCTGGAAAGAAGGGTGCGAGACATTGGTGGGCATGTCTCTGCCAGCCAGGTGGTCGACGGATAGGGTCAGTTGTTCTCGAAGAGAGAAAGCAGGTCATCGTTGCTGTTCGTGGGGAGGTCAGGTGGGCCCAGGTAGGACAGCAGCTCATCAGGGTTAGTCAGTTCTGGAAGCAGCTGGGGACAAAGCAAACCTGATAGCAGCTCTGGCCTCAGACCTGCCACATCATCCCAACCGGGTCCCCAGGCCCAGCCGGGAAGTGGGGTGCCCCCCCGCTAGCCTCCAACACAGGCTAGCACCAGAGCCCCTCAGTCTGCTCCTCACAGGGCCTCTTCCTGCCGAAGGTTGCTCTGCAACCGGGAATCACTTTTGTTAAGCTGTCCAAGGGCAACATGGAACACCCCGGCCCGTGAGGGGTCCTGAACACGAACAGCATGAATGCAGAAGGTAGAATTTTCTGCTTTGAGCTGTGCTTTCCACATTTTTTCACACTGAACTTTGTATTCATTTATCAGGATGGAGGGACAATCACCTGTCTTTTATGCACTGGTTCTGGCTCGCACACCACCTGTGAGTCAGACAAGTCAAGTCAGACCCTTGTATCACTGGCCACAAGCCAAGTCTTCCCGGGGACTCTGCATGTGCCATGTTGGCGCGCAGGGCCCGAGAACCAGATGCCTGGACACAATCACCCCACAGCTACTCTGGACACCTGACACTCAACAAAAATGCTGGCATCACCCAGCCAGCTCTCCCCGTCTGGAAGCCATGGAGGAGTCACTGTCTTTCCTTCTGTGAAGTGCACGGACCCTGGGGACAACAGATAAGCACCCCCGATCCCCAGCTCCAAGTGCTCCCCAGCACAGGACCCAGTACTCACCTCCAGAGCCGGTTCCGGGGCCTCCCCTGCCCCAGACACGGGGGGCCCCATCATGCCTGTGGCAGCACTGAAGGCCAGCTCGCTGAGAGGCCCCGAGTTCACTGGGCCCAGAGCTGGCCGGGATGCTGGGGGAGGGTTTGGATGATGCAGCTGGGGCCCTGGGGGGCCTCCAAGGTTAGGGGCATGCAGCCCTGGGGGCCCGGGGTTATGGGCTGGGTCCAGGTGACCTGCTGGTGCCATCTGAGGAGGAGAGAATAACCTAGTAAAACGGCTTGAGGGCTCCCTGGGGGGACACCTGCACAGCCCCTCGACTTGACACTGACCTGGCCTGGGAGGCAGGGGCCGGACTTCTCTGGCGTCAGGAGGTTGCTGGGGATGTCGGGTTGATAGGAGACAGGCGGAGGCCCTGGGGTGAACTCAGTCAGGGTTGGGGTGCTGGGTGTGGTGGGTGGGAAGGATTCGGGGAAGGTCCCAGGTCCCAAGAAGCTGGAACCTGAGAGAGGAGAGCCAGGTCCAGGTGAGGGCAGGGGGCTCACGCTGGCCAAGCCACAAGGGCAGACTGGCCACAGCACGGGTGGGACTCACTGCGCTCGCCCAGAGGATGTTGGCCTTTATGGAAGTTGCTACTTGGGCAAGGGCATTTCTTCTCGTTGCTGCTGGGGGAAGTGGTCATGACACTGCCAGGAGGCTGTGAGGGGACAGGAATGGGACCCACCACACCCAGATACTCCCACCCGCAGGCCTGGATGGGGCTGGTCTGGAAGTGTGCCAACACAGACCTCTGTTCCAAACCTCTGGAGAGGTGGGCACAGCCACAGCCCGGGCCCTGCTGCCGCCCATCCCCCACACCCAGCTGGGCATCTGTACCCCCAAGTCCCCAACCAGGCCCCCAGGCTTGTGGCCCTCAGAGCAATGCATTCACAGGCGGCAGACTGGTGGGAGAGGCTGGATCATCACCCAGGGGCCTAATTTTCCAGGGCGAGTCCCCTGTACTCACCCTGGCCAGGGTAGTCGCCAGGGGCCGGGGCTGAGGGGGGTTGCAGGGGGGTGAAGGGCGTGGCACCCGGGCCCAGGGCAGCGATCATCTCCATCACGCTGGGCATGAGCATGTGGGCAGGGCTCACAGTGCGGCAGCGCTTCAGCACTGGCCCATCTGGCTCTTCCTTGACGTGTAAGTCAGGCTTCACCGGCACTGGCTTCCAGCTGCACGTGGGGTCGATGGTGATCTCCTCGAAGTCAGAGCTGGGCGGGCACAGCGGGGCTGGTTACCAGCTGCCGTGCCGTCTCTCCCGGACCTGCACTGTTCCTAGGCCAACCTTCCACTCAAATGCTTGTGGCCGCCCAGCACGCTCCACGTGCCTGTGGCACCCAAGTTGGACGTGGATTCCGTCCACGGCCTGGAGCCGAGGCTGCTCCATGCTGAATCAGCACGGGGTGTCTCCCCGCCTGTCCCAGGGCTGCCCTCTGGGGCTGTAGGAAAGACTTACTTCTGAATGTAAATGAGAATGCCCAGCATGTACTGGTCCACCTCCAGGCCCTCCAGCAACGCCGTCTTGCTGTAGAAAACCAAGGGGACACAGCTCAGAAGGCTGGCCCGATCTCACCTGGGGCACGGGACCCATCACATCTCCACCCCCCGTGTGAGATGACCCTGCGTGAGGTCACTGCCTCGAGCAGCACCTTCCTTCCAGGCCTGTACTGTGAGCCCCACATCTGGGGCAGGCACTTCTCAGTGCTGATGGAAGGAAATGACTGTTAATAGTCCCTAAGGACGTGCCACCCACCCCCAGAGCCACGGGGACCATCTTTGACACACTCACTTGCACACGGGGCACCTCCAGGTCCCTCGCTCACAGTTAAGCTGTAAATAGGACTCCAGGTCAAAGCACTGCAGAGAAAGGGGAGACAGTTACTCACACTGGGGCTGGGGGTAACCCAGCCATGCCCTGCGAGCCAGCCCTGCAGTTTCAGGGACGTGGGGCTTATTTACTGCATGTTTGAGAAGGCGCATGTGCCAGGCTTTCACCATGGCACCATCCTCATGTAAGAGATAGGATGCCTACGGAGCCTTCATGGGAATGACGTGTGGCCAAAGCAAGAATTGGCCAACCGTGCTGATAGGGAACAACCTCCATGACGTACAGCGATGGGTATACTGCTTATGTAACCAAaaggtggggagtgagggggagggTGCGGGTACTTGTCTACCCACAGTGTTTCTGCAGAAAGAATCTGAGGTGCTGCTCCTGGGGGCAAGGCAGGGAGCAGACTGTGCCCTGCATCCCCAATGCTGTTTGAAATCGGagccccaggacttccctggtggtccaggtggGGCCATGCTctcaatacagggggcctgggtttgattcccagtcAGGGCACTCTATCTCACATGTTGCAACTCAGagttcacgtgctgcaactaaagattctgcccATAGTaactgaaagatcccacatggccgcaacaaagactgaagacctgcacgccacaactaagacgcAGTGCAcccaagtaagtaaataaaagagtAAATGAGTAAAATGAGCCCCAAGAACCCAGTAAAACGGCTGTTATCCTTAGGATAATATTAGAAGAAACAAAAGCCCAGCCTgagggaagagggcaggggaGCCAGGCCGCCTGTCCACTGGCTGGCCTGCCCTGCCGCCCACTAGCTGAGGTGCTCAGAGGCCACATCTGCCAAAAACAGTTAAACGGCAGCAAAATCTTTGGAAAAGCGCTGTGGTGACCACCCACCTGTATGTGGCGACAGTCGTGGCCCCGGGCAGGGAGCTGGATCCTGCGGAAGGTGATGGGGCACTTGAGGGCCACCTTGATGGCTGTCTGCTCCACCCCATCCTCTCCGTTGGGCCCTGGGGTGCCAGGGATGGTTCCGCTGCTGAAATTCCGCTTTACTGACACCAACAGGGGAAAGCAGGATGTGAGCGGGGGCAGCCAAGCAGGACTAGGCCACTGCTAGCTCAGCACCTCTGAGGGCCATTCTGGGACTGACCGCTACCCTCTGCACGGAGCCCCCGACCCAGAGGAGACAGCCTTGTCTAACATGTGGACGTGCCAGGTGTGGCAGTGGCCCCAGCAGGGCTGAGGAGCACGAGGGCCACTCACTCTTGGTGATGCAGTGCTCCGCGGGCAGGAGGCGCTTCTTGAGTAGGCCCTGCAGCACTGAGCGGACGGACGGCCGATGCACCAGCTGCAGCACGAAGAGGTGGGACTGCAACGGGAGGATGTGGTCGGCGGGGTGCAGCCCGGGGAGGCTATGTGCTGGCCCACTCTCTCTCACAGCTAATGCACAGGCAGGCTACTGCCGCGCCTCCCGGGCAGTCAGGAGCCCACACCCACAGCTATCGGTGAAGCTCACTGTGTGTCTGCACCAGTGTTCAACCAGGGCCTCTCTGTTGAAACACAATTATTCGAGAGGCCCCCGAGTGCACCCTGCCTACAGCATCCATTGGTATCCTATGCTGGGTCCACGTGATAACACCCTAGGCCCACAGGGCTGCATTAGGGCTACCTTGCCTCTGCTCCCTCCCACCTAAGCTGATCAGAGCTGCGCATCTAAGTGCCTCTTCTAGTGCTGCATCTGGAGCTGCCGGAACCCAGATGACTCCTTCAGGGTCAGCTGGGACTCGGGACTTTGTGAGCTTCTTCCAGGAAAGAGGCAAGCTTAGCTTGCTTCTCTTACATAATTAACATTTGAAGCTTACACGAGCATCAAATCTAGTTACTGAACCTAACCGGAAAGCTGCCAGGACATTTTTAACTGAGACCCTTTTCTCAAAGGCCCATCACGGGAAGGAGGAGAGCCAGTGCCATCTTCTTCAGTGATGACGGCCCCACCCTGCCCTGCTACGGGCACTCACGCAGCAGCAGGCGGTGACAGTGATCTGGATGGTGTTGCGGCCCGGCTGGCACACGTGCTTCAGGTAAAGGGGCTTGTGGGAGGTCTTGTTGTCGCCGCGCTCGATGGTGAGCGGGGTGGCGTTGACGCTGACCTGCACAGAGGCTGGCCAGTTGGTGTTCATCTGCCGGTCCTCGTGGTGGTAGCACTTGAACTGCAGCTCCAAGTCAGGCCT contains:
- the ZMIZ2 gene encoding zinc finger MIZ domain-containing protein 2 isoform X1 encodes the protein MNPMNPMKPALPPAPHSDGPFAYEAVPWQQSATQPAGSLSVVTTVWGVGNAAQSQVLGNPMGPAGSPPGSSVMPGMAGGSSALSSPQCLGQQAFGEGGANKGYVPQGVYGRGVYPGGPGFTTGYAGGPGGPGGLGLPSHATRPSTDFTQAAAAAAVAAAAATATATATATVAALQEKQSQELSQYGAMGAGQSFNSQFLQHGGPRGPSVPSSMNPASVGGLMGPSSMSSMGMNSTRAVGMAPLYAGQRLPQQGYPGPPQAQPLPRQGVKRAYSGEVYPGQQYLPGGQYTPGATQYVPGPGQPPAPSSYPGHRLPLQQGASPSLSTASPAGPHYKPAEQFNGQGASFNGGSISYSQPGLNGPARSIPGYPSSPLPGSPTPPMTPGSTIPYMSTSQEVKSPFLPDLKPSVSNLHPSPPGSGPCDELRLTFPVRDGVVLEPFRLQHNLAVSNHAFQLRDSVYKTLMLRPDLELQFKCYHHEDRQMNTNWPASVQVSVNATPLTIERGDNKTSHKPLYLKHVCQPGRNTIQITVTACCCSHLFVLQLVHRPSVRSVLQGLLKKRLLPAEHCITKIKRNFSSGTIPGTPGPNGEDGVEQTAIKVALKCPITFRRIQLPARGHDCRHIQCFDLESYLQLNCERGTWRCPVCNKTALLEGLEVDQYMLGILIYIQNSDFEEITIDPTCSWKPVPVKPDLHVKEEPDGPVLKRCRTVSPAHMLMPSVMEMIAALGPGATPFTPLQPPSAPAPGDYPGQGSSFLGPGTFPESFPPTTPSTPTLTEFTPGPPPVSYQPDIPSNLLTPEKSGPCLPGQMAPAGHLDPAHNPGPPGLHAPNLGGPPGPQLHHPNPPPASRPALGPVNSGPLSELAFSAATGMMGPPVSGAGEAPEPALEVVCEPEPVHKRQLLPELTNPDELLSYLGPPDLPTNSNDDLLSLFENN